Proteins encoded in a region of the Haloglomus salinum genome:
- a CDS encoding lysylphosphatidylglycerol synthase transmembrane domain-containing protein has protein sequence MSTESDESLLAAVRRSPRARRLALVAVVVGLLVGFLLAVGPRRVLADLAGAEPRWLAAGAGATLLALVCWSEAQRALFRAAGAPVPSGRFLLAYLAGNFAKLTLPGGRLGGPAVMAYALGRETDLPYERDLAAATAGKLVGFPAAVVAATAALLTVATPGVAAEARVLLPALSLAVAAVLGAGAAIAVRPRPARWLVHALAAGGRATLGRFSASVAATLAPDRVDSALAGIGETFREMGRDRPALALAFALTTAGWGAAALALSATLVALDHAAVPALALLAVPLSSLGNAVPLPGGAGGVDLALGTVLVAALGLDVAAAGAVILAYRLVSDGFIVALGGLVTLARTLVR, from the coding sequence GTGTCGACCGAGTCCGACGAGAGCCTGCTCGCGGCCGTCCGGCGGAGTCCGCGGGCCCGCCGGCTCGCACTCGTCGCGGTCGTGGTGGGCCTCCTCGTGGGCTTCCTCCTCGCGGTCGGCCCGCGGCGCGTTCTCGCGGACCTGGCGGGCGCCGAGCCGCGCTGGCTCGCGGCGGGCGCGGGGGCGACGCTGCTCGCGCTCGTGTGCTGGAGCGAGGCCCAGCGCGCTCTCTTTCGCGCCGCGGGCGCACCCGTCCCCTCCGGTCGCTTCCTGCTCGCCTACCTCGCGGGGAACTTCGCGAAGCTGACACTCCCTGGCGGCCGGCTCGGTGGCCCCGCGGTGATGGCGTACGCGCTCGGTCGCGAGACCGACCTCCCGTACGAACGCGACCTCGCGGCCGCGACGGCCGGCAAACTGGTCGGCTTCCCCGCGGCCGTGGTCGCGGCAACCGCCGCCCTCCTCACCGTGGCGACGCCCGGTGTCGCCGCGGAGGCCCGCGTCCTCCTGCCGGCGCTCTCGCTGGCGGTCGCGGCCGTGCTGGGGGCCGGCGCCGCCATCGCCGTCCGGCCGCGCCCTGCCCGGTGGCTCGTCCACGCGCTCGCGGCCGGGGGGCGTGCCACGCTCGGCCGGTTCTCTGCCAGCGTCGCGGCCACGCTCGCGCCCGACCGCGTCGACAGCGCGCTCGCGGGCATCGGCGAGACGTTCCGGGAGATGGGCCGGGACCGCCCGGCGCTGGCGCTCGCGTTCGCCCTCACGACGGCGGGCTGGGGTGCCGCCGCGCTCGCGCTCTCGGCGACGCTGGTGGCGCTCGACCACGCGGCGGTTCCGGCGCTCGCCCTGCTGGCGGTGCCGCTGTCGAGCCTCGGGAACGCGGTTCCCCTCCCGGGGGGTGCGGGCGGCGTCGACCTCGCGCTCGGCACGGTGCTGGTCGCGGCGCTCGGCCTGGACGTGGCCGCGGCGGGCGCCGTGATACTGGCCTATCGGCTCGTCTCGGACGGGTTCATCGTCGCACTCGGCGGGCTGGTGACGCTGGCCCGGACGCTGGTACGCTAG
- a CDS encoding multicopper oxidase domain-containing protein: MTPTIGAPGDGIGRREFLAATGTVGATAAAGCTAMSSPDVQEVDAGGSRQQLGSDLPATDPPEVVDLDERGHEVTLKTVAATHDPHPGENMGGPVRLPQVWAWQADDGPASVPGPVLRVTEGATVEVTLENTMSMPHTIHFHGSQTKWKDDGVPTTTGITVDPGESHTYEIPANTPGTHLYHCHYQTPWHMEMGMYGILRVDPKGYEPADKEYFMTVRDWDSRLSRQYAGGDASYDITNRRPDVFTVNGKCAPRTLHPEDGSPMIVEQGDTVRVHWVNAGFMAHPLHIHNHRFTVVEKDGGTIPEAARYQQDTLNVGPADRYTVEFEADADPGIYLMHCHKVDHVRNGASYPGGMLTGIVYKEAMNTTIFRDLMKYAGYEA, translated from the coding sequence ATGACGCCGACCATCGGTGCGCCGGGAGACGGTATCGGACGACGAGAGTTCCTCGCTGCCACGGGAACCGTTGGAGCGACGGCCGCTGCAGGCTGTACGGCGATGAGCAGCCCGGACGTGCAGGAGGTCGACGCGGGAGGCTCGCGACAGCAGCTCGGGTCGGACCTGCCGGCGACGGACCCGCCGGAGGTCGTCGACCTCGACGAGCGTGGCCACGAGGTCACGCTGAAGACGGTGGCCGCGACCCACGACCCCCACCCCGGGGAGAACATGGGCGGGCCCGTTCGGCTGCCGCAGGTGTGGGCGTGGCAGGCCGACGACGGCCCCGCGAGCGTCCCGGGTCCGGTCCTCCGGGTGACGGAAGGCGCCACCGTCGAGGTCACACTGGAAAACACGATGTCGATGCCCCACACCATCCACTTCCACGGTTCGCAGACGAAGTGGAAGGACGACGGGGTGCCGACGACGACGGGCATCACCGTCGACCCCGGGGAGTCACACACCTACGAGATTCCCGCGAACACGCCGGGGACGCACCTCTACCACTGCCACTACCAGACGCCGTGGCACATGGAGATGGGGATGTACGGCATCCTCCGGGTCGACCCGAAGGGGTACGAGCCGGCGGACAAGGAGTACTTCATGACGGTCCGGGACTGGGACAGCCGGCTCTCGCGCCAGTACGCGGGCGGTGACGCCAGCTACGACATCACGAACCGGCGGCCGGACGTGTTCACGGTCAACGGGAAGTGCGCGCCGCGCACGCTCCACCCGGAGGACGGCTCGCCGATGATCGTCGAGCAGGGCGATACGGTCCGTGTCCACTGGGTGAACGCCGGCTTCATGGCGCACCCGCTGCACATCCACAACCACCGGTTCACGGTGGTCGAGAAGGACGGCGGCACCATTCCGGAAGCGGCCCGCTACCAGCAGGACACGCTCAACGTCGGGCCGGCCGACCGCTACACGGTCGAGTTCGAGGCGGACGCCGACCCCGGCATCTACCTCATGCACTGCCACAAGGTCGACCACGTCCGGAACGGCGCCAGCTACCCGGGCGGGATGCTCACGGGCATCGTCTACAAGGAGGCGATGAACACGACCATCTTCCGCGACCTGATGAAGTACGCGGGCTACGAGGCGTGA
- a CDS encoding DMT family transporter translates to MRYRNATLFLALAAAWGAAFMAIKAGLAPDLFGPAPVLFAAVRYDVAGVIMLGYAAYATDHPRPVGAREWAAVAVGAVFLIAGYHAFLFVGETDPAVTSAGAAVIVSLSPVMTTFFARAFLPEERLTAVGVAGLLLGLVGVVLLARPDPGNLLAGGVVAKGLVFGAVLCFSFGSVITRWLDAGIPIETMEAYAMVGGALLMHAVSLAIGESPAVAVDALTGPEALAGLAAMGYLSLVASAAGFLVYFDLLDRLGPIEINLVSYVAPVFAAVTGFLFLGEVVDLLTAVGFCIILVGFLLLKRRELRRELPVLRRAIAGTRDGD, encoded by the coding sequence GTGCGCTACCGGAACGCGACGCTGTTCCTCGCCCTCGCCGCAGCCTGGGGAGCGGCGTTCATGGCCATCAAGGCCGGGCTCGCGCCCGACCTGTTCGGCCCTGCTCCCGTCCTGTTCGCCGCCGTTCGCTACGACGTCGCCGGCGTCATCATGCTCGGCTACGCCGCCTACGCGACGGACCACCCCCGCCCCGTCGGTGCTCGCGAGTGGGCCGCCGTCGCCGTCGGCGCCGTCTTCCTCATCGCCGGCTACCACGCCTTCCTGTTCGTCGGCGAGACCGACCCCGCCGTCACGAGCGCCGGCGCCGCCGTCATCGTCTCCCTCTCCCCGGTGATGACGACCTTCTTCGCCAGAGCGTTCCTCCCCGAGGAACGCCTGACCGCCGTCGGTGTCGCCGGCCTCCTGCTCGGCCTCGTCGGCGTCGTCCTCCTCGCGCGCCCCGACCCCGGGAACCTGCTCGCGGGCGGCGTCGTCGCCAAGGGGCTCGTCTTCGGCGCGGTGCTGTGCTTCTCGTTCGGCTCGGTCATCACGCGCTGGCTCGACGCCGGCATCCCCATCGAGACGATGGAGGCGTACGCGATGGTCGGCGGCGCGCTGCTGATGCACGCCGTCAGCCTCGCCATCGGCGAGTCGCCCGCGGTCGCGGTGGACGCGCTGACGGGGCCCGAGGCGCTGGCCGGCCTCGCGGCGATGGGCTACCTCTCGCTGGTCGCGAGCGCCGCCGGCTTCCTCGTCTACTTCGACCTGCTCGACCGCCTCGGCCCCATCGAGATAAACCTCGTCTCCTACGTCGCGCCGGTGTTCGCCGCCGTTACGGGGTTCCTCTTCCTCGGGGAGGTGGTCGACCTCCTCACGGCCGTCGGGTTCTGCATCATCCTCGTGGGTTTCCTGCTGCTGAAGCGCCGGGAACTCCGGCGCGAGCTACCCGTCCTGCGCCGGGCTATCGCCGGCACCCGAGACGGGGACTGA
- a CDS encoding halocyanin domain-containing protein: protein MPTRRQVLGATGAALAGTTLAGTATAQPGTDLTDWFGKTSNATGVVDKRGQDTVTVTVGAAANGGDWGFGPAAVRVDPGATVRWEWNGKGGAHNVVATDSAFESTLTQEEGHTFEWTPEEAGVTKYYCAPHKAMGMRGAVIAGSQPVTVAKATATPAAAGSGGSGDSGGDGEEEPPARTFDGWLAGTDNYDGVVDKRGQSEVTVKVGAEGNGGPFAFEPAAVHVSPDTTVVWEWVGPKEYDVLAEDLGIGSETIVSSGYRYAAQFDGDGLAKYTCSKYGDRGMRGVVLVGDGPQRELTTQGAAGAGGVGALIAASLGWLYRFNDGAATTTDPEGVQRG from the coding sequence ATGCCGACGCGACGCCAGGTGCTCGGCGCGACGGGTGCGGCACTGGCGGGGACGACGCTCGCTGGCACCGCGACCGCCCAGCCGGGCACCGACCTCACCGACTGGTTCGGGAAGACCTCGAACGCGACCGGCGTGGTCGACAAGCGCGGACAGGACACCGTCACCGTCACGGTCGGCGCGGCGGCCAACGGCGGCGACTGGGGCTTCGGCCCCGCAGCCGTCCGGGTCGACCCCGGCGCGACCGTGCGCTGGGAGTGGAACGGCAAGGGCGGCGCCCACAACGTCGTCGCCACCGACAGCGCCTTCGAGTCGACGCTCACCCAGGAGGAGGGCCACACCTTCGAGTGGACACCCGAGGAAGCGGGCGTGACGAAGTACTACTGCGCCCCCCACAAGGCGATGGGGATGCGCGGCGCCGTCATCGCCGGCAGCCAGCCCGTCACGGTGGCGAAAGCGACGGCGACACCCGCGGCCGCCGGGAGCGGTGGCAGTGGCGACAGCGGTGGTGACGGCGAGGAGGAACCGCCAGCCCGGACGTTCGACGGCTGGCTCGCCGGGACGGACAACTACGACGGCGTGGTCGACAAGCGCGGCCAGTCCGAGGTGACCGTGAAGGTCGGCGCGGAGGGGAACGGTGGCCCGTTCGCCTTCGAGCCGGCGGCCGTCCACGTCTCGCCCGACACCACCGTGGTCTGGGAGTGGGTCGGTCCGAAGGAGTACGACGTGCTCGCCGAGGACCTCGGCATCGGGTCCGAGACCATCGTCTCGTCGGGCTACCGGTACGCAGCGCAGTTCGACGGCGACGGCCTCGCGAAGTACACCTGCTCGAAGTACGGAGACCGCGGGATGCGCGGTGTCGTCCTCGTGGGGGACGGCCCCCAGCGCGAACTGACGACACAGGGCGCGGCCGGTGCCGGCGGTGTCGGCGCGCTCATCGCCGCCTCGCTCGGCTGGCTCTACCGGTTCAACGACGGTGCGGCGACGACGACGGACCCCGAAGGTGTCCAGCGGGGCTAG